One genomic segment of Polynucleobacter sp. MWH-UH2A includes these proteins:
- the rpmF gene encoding 50S ribosomal protein L32 has product MAVQQNKKSPSKRGMHRAHDFLTAPATAVEATTGEAHLRHHISPNGYYRGRKVVKTKND; this is encoded by the coding sequence ATGGCCGTTCAACAAAATAAAAAATCACCATCCAAACGTGGCATGCATCGTGCGCACGACTTTTTGACCGCACCTGCTACGGCTGTTGAAGCCACAACTGGTGAGGCACATTTGCGCCACCACATTTCACCTAACGGCTACTATCGTGGTCGTAAAGTGGTTAAAACTAAAAACGACTAA
- a CDS encoding Maf family nucleotide pyrophosphatase — translation MSHSTNTSKIPSLILASTSVYRRELLTRLRIPFEVVSPKVDETPLTGESTLDLAMRLAHAKAEAVAKQFPEAWVIGSDQVADLCGASIGKPGNFERAMAQLQLMRGQTVTFHTALCLMKSDTQTTLSVPTEVCFRKLSDDVLENYLLTEEPYDCAGSAKSEGLGISLLESIKSDDPTALIGLPLIALAGLLRDAGFAIPPKQ, via the coding sequence ATGAGTCATTCCACAAACACATCCAAAATCCCATCGCTCATTTTGGCGTCTACTTCGGTATATCGACGCGAGCTTTTAACTCGTCTGCGCATTCCATTTGAAGTTGTTTCCCCTAAAGTAGATGAAACCCCATTAACTGGTGAGAGCACGCTTGATCTAGCAATGCGCCTTGCACATGCCAAGGCAGAAGCTGTTGCTAAGCAGTTTCCAGAAGCTTGGGTGATCGGCTCTGACCAGGTTGCCGATCTTTGTGGCGCGTCAATTGGTAAGCCAGGAAATTTTGAAAGAGCCATGGCGCAATTGCAATTGATGCGCGGACAAACGGTAACGTTTCATACCGCTTTATGTCTGATGAAAAGCGATACGCAAACTACTCTCAGCGTTCCGACTGAAGTATGTTTTCGCAAACTGTCTGATGACGTTTTAGAAAACTATCTACTTACAGAAGAGCCATATGACTGCGCTGGTAGCGCCAAGTCTGAAGGTTTAGGAATCAGCTTGCTTGAATCCATCAAAAGCGATGACCCTACCGCCCTCATCGGCCTCCCCTTGATTGCTCTGGCTGGACTATTGCGTGACGCAGGTTTTGCAATTCCACCAAAGCAATAA
- the sppA gene encoding signal peptide peptidase SppA, producing the protein MENNSNPNWERQALEHLLLENLKETRKARRWKAVLRVLTLLVIVAVLFAVFDFHLPGRGMSVERHTAMVTLEGEISSSTIANAMDINSSLVSAFENEHSAGVVLRINSPGGSPVQAGMINDEIHRLRKLYPNKPFYVVVEDICASGGYYVAVAADQILVDKASLVGSIGVIMEGFGFTGLMDKLGVTRRMITAGSNKGMLDPFSKEEPKQVEMVKTMIDEIHQQFIQVVKEGRGSRLKDAPELFSGRIWNGEQAVKLGLVDGYGTVDSVARDIFKAPDVLDYTMKENFAERVAKRFGAEAGAAAGKALVKAPDLK; encoded by the coding sequence ATGGAAAATAATTCAAATCCAAATTGGGAGCGTCAGGCACTTGAGCATCTGCTCTTGGAGAATTTAAAAGAGACTCGTAAGGCTCGTCGCTGGAAAGCAGTTTTGCGAGTGCTAACGCTCTTAGTAATCGTAGCCGTGCTCTTTGCAGTATTTGATTTTCATTTGCCTGGTCGCGGTATGAGTGTTGAAAGACATACTGCTATGGTGACCTTGGAGGGAGAAATTTCTTCAAGCACGATTGCCAATGCAATGGACATCAATTCCTCATTGGTATCTGCGTTTGAAAATGAGCATAGCGCTGGTGTAGTTTTGCGCATCAACAGCCCAGGCGGCTCCCCAGTGCAAGCGGGGATGATCAATGATGAGATTCATCGCTTACGCAAGCTATATCCAAACAAGCCGTTTTACGTAGTGGTGGAAGATATTTGCGCCTCTGGTGGCTACTATGTTGCAGTGGCGGCCGATCAGATTTTGGTAGATAAGGCGAGTCTTGTAGGTTCCATTGGCGTGATCATGGAAGGCTTTGGTTTTACTGGGCTGATGGATAAGTTAGGTGTAACTCGCCGCATGATTACTGCGGGCTCGAATAAAGGCATGCTCGATCCATTTAGTAAAGAAGAGCCAAAGCAGGTGGAGATGGTCAAGACCATGATTGATGAAATTCATCAACAATTTATTCAGGTAGTTAAAGAAGGCAGAGGTTCTCGATTAAAGGATGCGCCCGAACTTTTTTCAGGCCGCATTTGGAATGGCGAGCAAGCAGTCAAATTGGGTTTGGTTGATGGCTACGGCACAGTCGATTCAGTTGCGCGCGATATCTTCAAAGCACCAGATGTGCTTGACTACACCATGAAAGAAAACTTTGCGGAACGTGTTGCTAAGCGTTTCGGCGCCGAAGCGGGCGCTGCTGCCGGTAAGGCCTTGGTGAAGGCGCCGGATCTAAAGTAA
- a CDS encoding DegQ family serine endoprotease, producing MKKHFIALLAILSLGQMSFVPSAVAQNPRVTIPDFADLVERASPAVVNIRTTEKVMVQQAQGGIPGMPEDQAEFFRRFFGVPIPGIPNSPKQSQPNPGKPQEADRGVGSGFIIESNGLILTNAHVVEGATTIYVTLTDKREFKAKLLGMDKRTDVAVVKIEARDLPKLPLGDSSKVRVGEWVLAIGSPFGLENTVTAGIVSAKSRDTGDYLPFIQTDVAVNPGNSGGPLLNTAGQVIGINSQIFSRSGGYMGISFAIPIDEAMRVADQLRTNGKMTRGRIGVALGEMTKEVAESLGLGKPRGAYVRNVEPNGPAANGGIEAGDVILSFNGREIAKSTDLPRIVGDTKPGTAATVQVWRKGATRDLTVTVSDGEASQVASKKSESPSNGGSVNTLGVAVTDVSDAKKKDLNIKGGVEVTGLGDGPLPRAGVRPGDVIIRIADTDVSGAKQFEALVKGLDANKAVPVFIRRADSTLVIPVRPK from the coding sequence ATGAAAAAGCACTTTATTGCGCTCTTGGCTATTTTGAGTCTGGGGCAAATGTCGTTTGTTCCATCTGCTGTCGCGCAAAATCCTCGGGTGACAATTCCTGATTTTGCTGATTTGGTTGAGCGAGCCAGTCCAGCAGTAGTCAATATTCGCACTACTGAAAAGGTGATGGTTCAACAGGCGCAGGGTGGCATTCCGGGAATGCCTGAAGATCAAGCGGAATTCTTTCGCCGTTTCTTTGGTGTGCCTATTCCCGGAATTCCAAATAGCCCTAAGCAATCACAACCGAATCCTGGAAAACCGCAAGAAGCTGATCGTGGAGTTGGATCTGGTTTCATTATTGAATCGAATGGTTTGATTCTGACGAATGCACACGTCGTTGAAGGTGCTACTACGATTTATGTCACCTTAACGGATAAACGCGAATTCAAAGCCAAGTTGTTGGGTATGGATAAACGCACCGATGTGGCGGTTGTCAAAATTGAGGCGCGTGATTTACCTAAATTACCTTTAGGAGATTCTTCCAAAGTGCGTGTTGGAGAGTGGGTTCTGGCAATTGGTTCACCATTTGGTTTGGAGAACACCGTGACCGCTGGTATTGTTTCTGCGAAGAGCCGTGACACTGGTGATTACTTGCCCTTTATTCAGACAGACGTTGCAGTCAACCCGGGTAACTCTGGCGGCCCTTTATTGAATACCGCTGGCCAAGTGATTGGCATCAATTCTCAGATCTTTAGTCGTTCTGGTGGCTATATGGGAATCTCTTTTGCGATTCCAATTGATGAAGCAATGCGAGTAGCTGATCAATTGCGTACCAATGGAAAAATGACGCGTGGTCGTATTGGGGTTGCGCTGGGTGAGATGACCAAAGAGGTTGCTGAGAGTTTGGGATTGGGTAAACCTCGTGGTGCCTATGTACGAAATGTTGAGCCAAACGGTCCAGCCGCAAATGGTGGAATTGAAGCGGGTGATGTCATCCTGAGTTTCAATGGTCGAGAGATTGCAAAGTCTACTGATTTGCCGAGAATTGTTGGCGATACCAAGCCAGGCACTGCAGCAACTGTTCAAGTATGGCGCAAGGGTGCAACGCGTGATTTAACAGTAACGGTTTCCGATGGTGAAGCCTCCCAGGTTGCTAGCAAAAAATCCGAATCGCCATCTAATGGTGGAAGCGTCAATACGCTTGGTGTGGCGGTGACCGATGTATCGGATGCCAAAAAGAAGGATCTCAACATCAAGGGCGGAGTTGAAGTTACCGGCTTGGGGGATGGCCCATTGCCTAGGGCTGGAGTCCGTCCTGGCGACGTCATTATTCGGATTGCAGATACCGATGTTTCGGGCGCTAAGCAGTTTGAGGCCCTCGTGAAAGGCCTTGATGCCAATAAGGCTGTTCCGGTCTTTATTCGCCGAGCTGACAGCACATTGGTGATACCAGTAAGGCCAAAATAA
- the fabD gene encoding ACP S-malonyltransferase — protein MTFAFVFPGQGSQSVGMLNSISERPEVRATLQEASEALGEDVAKLIAEGPAEALALTTNTQPVMLTAAVAFYRAWLAAGGAVPKVMAGHSLGEYSALVASGVISFKDAVPLVRFRAEAMQTAVPVGTGGMAAILGLDDAVVIKVCAEASAASGGVVEAVNFNAPGQVVIAGASDAVAKACELLKAAGAKRALPLPVSAPFHSSLLQPASEKLKGYLANIEFKAPTIPVINNVDVEILNDPAAIKDALVRQAAKPVRWQETIQAMATQGISQVVECGPGKVLAGLTKRINDQVIGIPVFDEASLNEALATVK, from the coding sequence ATGACATTCGCATTCGTATTCCCAGGCCAAGGATCACAATCAGTAGGCATGCTTAATTCCATTTCTGAGCGCCCTGAAGTGCGCGCTACATTGCAAGAAGCTTCTGAAGCTCTGGGTGAAGATGTGGCAAAGCTAATTGCTGAAGGTCCTGCAGAAGCGCTTGCATTAACAACCAATACTCAACCAGTCATGCTGACAGCAGCCGTTGCGTTTTATCGCGCTTGGTTGGCAGCCGGGGGTGCTGTACCTAAAGTGATGGCGGGCCATAGCTTGGGTGAATATTCTGCTTTGGTTGCTTCTGGAGTGATTTCATTTAAAGATGCCGTTCCTTTGGTTCGCTTTCGTGCTGAAGCAATGCAAACTGCGGTACCCGTAGGGACCGGCGGTATGGCAGCCATCTTGGGTTTGGATGATGCGGTTGTTATTAAGGTGTGTGCTGAAGCTAGCGCAGCTTCAGGGGGTGTAGTTGAGGCCGTGAACTTTAACGCGCCTGGACAAGTGGTGATTGCTGGTGCGAGTGATGCAGTAGCTAAGGCCTGTGAATTATTGAAGGCTGCTGGCGCTAAACGTGCGTTACCTTTACCTGTATCGGCGCCGTTTCATTCCTCCTTATTGCAACCAGCCTCTGAAAAGTTAAAAGGCTATTTAGCGAATATTGAATTTAAAGCACCAACGATTCCGGTGATCAACAATGTTGACGTTGAAATACTGAATGATCCTGCTGCGATTAAAGATGCATTAGTTCGTCAGGCGGCTAAACCAGTACGCTGGCAAGAAACGATTCAGGCAATGGCCACCCAAGGAATTAGTCAAGTCGTTGAGTGTGGTCCTGGCAAGGTATTGGCTGGCCTCACAAAGCGCATCAATGATCAAGTAATTGGCATTCCAGTCTTTGATGAGGCGAGCTTAAACGAAGCTCTTGCCACCGTAAAATAA
- the fabF gene encoding beta-ketoacyl-ACP synthase II has protein sequence MSASNGRRRVVVTGLGLISPVGNSVDVAWSNLLAGKSGIATITKFDHAPLSVHFAGEVKDFNVEEYVSAKEARHMDTFIHYGIAAGTQAIRDSGIEVNEQNAERIGVMVGSGIGGLPMIEETGAELLARGPRRISPFFVPGSIINMISGHLSILFGLKGPNVAAVTACTTGLHSIGLAARLIQYGDADVMIAGGAESTISALGVGGFASARALSTRNDDPATASRPWDKDRDGFVLGEGAGVVVLEEYEHAKARGAKIYCELLGFGMSGDAYHMTAPNMDGPRRCMVNAMRDAKLNPDQIQYLNAHGTSTPLGDKNETEAIKAALGDHAKKALINSTKSMTGHLLGGAGGLESVFTILALHNQKSPPTINIFNQDPECDLDYCANTARDVKIDHAVKNNFGFGGTNGTLIFGKLT, from the coding sequence GTGTCAGCATCAAACGGCCGACGCCGGGTTGTAGTCACCGGCCTTGGTCTCATCTCACCTGTTGGTAATTCAGTTGATGTAGCTTGGTCCAATTTGCTTGCGGGCAAATCGGGCATTGCTACCATCACGAAATTTGACCACGCTCCACTAAGCGTTCATTTCGCTGGAGAGGTGAAAGATTTCAATGTCGAAGAATATGTTTCTGCCAAAGAGGCGCGCCATATGGATACATTCATCCATTATGGTATCGCTGCTGGCACGCAAGCGATTCGCGATAGCGGTATTGAAGTAAACGAACAAAACGCTGAGCGCATCGGCGTCATGGTGGGTTCAGGCATTGGCGGTTTGCCAATGATTGAAGAGACAGGTGCCGAGCTCTTGGCCCGCGGCCCGCGTCGTATCTCCCCATTCTTTGTTCCTGGTTCCATCATCAATATGATTTCCGGGCACCTCAGTATTTTGTTTGGTCTCAAAGGTCCAAACGTTGCTGCGGTTACTGCTTGTACTACTGGTTTACACAGCATTGGTTTAGCTGCACGCCTTATTCAGTATGGTGACGCTGATGTCATGATTGCTGGTGGTGCAGAGTCAACGATTTCTGCATTAGGTGTTGGCGGCTTTGCTTCTGCAAGAGCGCTATCAACTCGTAACGATGACCCCGCTACAGCATCTCGTCCTTGGGATAAAGATCGTGATGGTTTTGTGCTGGGCGAAGGCGCTGGTGTTGTTGTGCTTGAAGAGTATGAGCACGCTAAAGCACGTGGCGCAAAGATTTATTGTGAGCTACTTGGTTTTGGTATGAGTGGTGACGCATATCACATGACTGCACCAAATATGGATGGCCCACGTCGTTGCATGGTCAATGCAATGCGCGATGCCAAACTTAATCCTGATCAAATTCAGTACTTGAATGCCCACGGTACTTCAACCCCTTTGGGCGACAAGAACGAAACTGAGGCAATCAAGGCGGCATTAGGCGACCACGCCAAGAAGGCTTTGATTAATTCTACCAAGTCGATGACAGGACACCTTTTGGGTGGTGCTGGCGGCTTGGAGTCTGTATTTACCATTCTGGCGCTTCATAACCAGAAATCACCTCCTACGATCAATATCTTCAATCAAGACCCTGAGTGCGACTTGGACTACTGCGCCAATACTGCTAGGGATGTGAAGATTGACCATGCAGTCAAAAACAATTTTGGCTTTGGTGGTACTAACGGCACCTTGATTTTTGGTAAGCTGACCTAA
- a CDS encoding SAM-dependent methyltransferase, which translates to MAKLGTLFLVPNTLGNENRAEQLPWILPAETIACTAKLKHWIVEDAKTARAFLKAIDSASPLACTIQEMQMSEWRGAARNAKYSDSVKPADLLKPLLAGNDMGLMSEAGVPGVADPGAELVLAAHKLGAQVKPLVGPSSILLGLMASGLNGQRFAFQGYLPHDTHERSGKLKQLEAESRKLQQTQIWIETPYRNTAMLMACINSLAPQTQLCLGVDLSLPSEMIATLPIAEWRKRYSNEAACASLQNRPTVFLLLA; encoded by the coding sequence ATGGCAAAACTTGGCACACTGTTCTTAGTTCCCAATACTCTGGGTAATGAAAATCGTGCAGAGCAATTGCCGTGGATCTTGCCAGCTGAAACGATCGCATGCACAGCAAAACTCAAACACTGGATTGTTGAGGATGCAAAAACAGCGCGGGCATTTCTGAAAGCCATTGATAGCGCATCACCCCTTGCTTGCACCATCCAAGAAATGCAGATGAGTGAATGGCGCGGTGCTGCACGCAACGCAAAGTATAGTGACTCCGTAAAACCAGCTGATTTATTAAAACCATTGCTAGCTGGCAATGATATGGGCTTAATGTCGGAAGCAGGTGTACCTGGCGTAGCTGATCCCGGGGCAGAACTTGTACTTGCAGCCCACAAACTTGGCGCCCAAGTTAAACCCCTTGTGGGACCCAGCTCAATCTTGCTGGGTTTAATGGCGAGTGGCTTAAATGGTCAACGCTTTGCCTTCCAAGGATACCTACCTCATGACACACACGAGCGAAGCGGCAAGCTCAAACAACTAGAAGCAGAATCCCGCAAGTTACAACAAACTCAAATTTGGATTGAGACACCTTATCGAAACACCGCGATGCTCATGGCCTGCATCAACTCACTTGCACCACAAACACAGCTTTGCCTCGGGGTTGATCTCAGCCTGCCATCAGAAATGATTGCCACATTGCCGATTGCAGAGTGGCGTAAACGCTACTCGAATGAAGCTGCATGTGCCTCATTACAAAATAGGCCAACGGTATTTCTACTGTTGGCCTAG
- the acpP gene encoding acyl carrier protein: protein MDNIEQRVKKIVAEQLGVAEGDIKNESSFVNDLGADSLDTVELVMALEDEFGIEIPDEEAEKITTVQLAIDFAKSKAQG from the coding sequence ATGGACAACATCGAACAACGCGTTAAGAAAATCGTCGCTGAGCAATTGGGCGTCGCTGAAGGAGATATCAAGAATGAATCTTCTTTTGTGAATGACCTGGGCGCTGACTCTCTTGACACTGTTGAGCTGGTAATGGCTTTGGAAGATGAATTCGGTATCGAAATTCCTGATGAGGAAGCTGAAAAAATCACCACAGTTCAGCTCGCGATCGACTTCGCTAAATCAAAAGCTCAGGGTTAA
- the plsX gene encoding phosphate acyltransferase PlsX, translating into MSVTLAIDAMGGDHGVVVTVPAACDFLEKHADVNIALVGDLELIKQVLSKSSNAPMERIQIIPASEVVLMDDPIEVALRRKKDSSMRVAIEQVKEGAADAVISSGNTGALMAISRYILKTLEGVDRPAIATAIPNELGRGTTMLDLGANADCEPMHLVQFAQMANVMVQVVDGKQNPSIGLLNIGEEVIKGNEVVKQTSELLRQSNLNFYGNVEGNDIFKGTTDIVVCDGFVGNVVLKASEGLAKMMSGMIREEFNRSLLTKLMAICAMVPLLRVRKRVDHRRYNGAVLLGLRGCVIKSHGSADRFAFGFALDRAYEAAKNRMVERIAAAFVAETTV; encoded by the coding sequence ATGAGCGTTACTCTTGCTATTGATGCCATGGGCGGAGATCATGGGGTCGTCGTGACGGTCCCTGCTGCTTGCGACTTTTTAGAAAAACACGCTGATGTCAACATTGCCTTAGTTGGCGATCTGGAATTAATTAAGCAAGTCTTAAGTAAATCCTCTAACGCTCCAATGGAGCGCATTCAAATTATTCCCGCGAGCGAAGTAGTGTTGATGGATGATCCCATCGAGGTGGCTTTGCGTCGCAAAAAAGATTCTTCCATGCGCGTAGCAATTGAGCAGGTAAAAGAAGGCGCTGCTGATGCGGTGATTTCTTCTGGTAATACCGGCGCACTCATGGCGATTTCTCGTTACATACTAAAAACATTAGAAGGCGTTGATCGCCCCGCGATTGCAACCGCAATCCCAAATGAATTGGGGCGCGGCACCACTATGTTGGATTTGGGTGCAAACGCAGATTGTGAACCTATGCACTTGGTACAGTTTGCTCAGATGGCTAACGTAATGGTGCAAGTGGTGGATGGCAAGCAAAATCCTTCGATTGGTCTTTTGAATATCGGCGAAGAAGTTATTAAAGGTAATGAAGTGGTGAAGCAGACCAGCGAATTACTTCGCCAAAGTAATTTGAATTTCTACGGCAACGTTGAAGGCAATGATATTTTTAAGGGCACCACAGATATTGTCGTGTGCGATGGTTTTGTTGGTAACGTTGTGCTCAAGGCTAGCGAAGGTTTAGCCAAAATGATGAGTGGCATGATTCGTGAAGAATTTAACCGCTCTTTGCTAACGAAATTGATGGCGATTTGTGCGATGGTGCCACTACTGCGCGTTCGTAAGCGAGTTGATCACCGCCGCTATAACGGTGCGGTATTGTTAGGTTTGCGTGGTTGCGTCATTAAGAGTCATGGATCTGCTGATCGCTTTGCATTTGGATTTGCATTAGATCGCGCATATGAAGCGGCTAAAAATCGCATGGTTGAACGTATTGCCGCAGCCTTTGTGGCGGAGACAACGGTATGA
- a CDS encoding DUF177 domain-containing protein: MDRNHALPQVQLSAESNALRRIDFCAPQSYKGAGFLSIPDLPRVAEEVSAVVSGDGFHWDIQTHFEPSPGSEPHQIMELGLKGRLHLTCQRCLQGCAVDLDEKRRFIFMATESQADDYPLEDEDQEPLVASQQFNLLETIEDEILLSIPLIPKHPEGFCEPHASVFGDGEDDDVPTERENPFNILKNMKKN; the protein is encoded by the coding sequence ATGGATCGAAATCATGCTTTACCTCAAGTTCAGTTGTCTGCAGAGTCAAATGCATTGCGGCGGATTGATTTTTGTGCGCCCCAGTCCTATAAGGGCGCCGGGTTTTTGAGCATCCCAGATTTACCCAGGGTGGCCGAAGAGGTGTCGGCTGTAGTCTCTGGGGATGGCTTCCATTGGGATATTCAAACCCACTTCGAACCTTCTCCTGGTAGCGAGCCACATCAAATCATGGAATTGGGCCTAAAAGGCCGGCTGCATTTGACTTGCCAGCGCTGTTTACAGGGTTGCGCGGTCGATTTGGATGAAAAACGCCGATTTATCTTCATGGCTACTGAATCGCAGGCAGACGACTATCCGCTGGAGGATGAGGATCAGGAGCCCTTGGTAGCTAGCCAGCAATTTAACCTCCTCGAGACCATTGAAGATGAGATTTTGTTGTCTATCCCCTTGATTCCAAAGCACCCTGAGGGCTTTTGTGAGCCCCACGCCTCTGTATTTGGGGATGGGGAGGACGACGACGTTCCTACTGAACGTGAAAATCCCTTTAACATATTGAAAAATATGAAGAAAAACTGA
- the fabG gene encoding 3-oxoacyl-ACP reductase FabG, which translates to MNLDLSGQIALVTGASRGIGQAVADELVKCGAKVIGTATTADGAKAIDARLKPSGGAGLALNVTAPNACEEIIDHIVKEFGGIHILVNNAGITRDNLAMRMKSEEWADVIDTNLSAVFRLSQAVLRPMMKARTGRIINITSIVGHMGNPGQANYAAAKSGVSGMTRALAREIGSRNITVNCVAPGFIDTDMTRALSEEQQNALKVNIPLARLGSPEDVAQAVAFLASPAAGYITGNTLHVNGGLYLA; encoded by the coding sequence ATGAATCTCGACTTAAGCGGACAAATTGCTCTGGTAACTGGCGCCTCGCGTGGTATTGGGCAGGCGGTAGCGGACGAATTGGTGAAGTGTGGAGCTAAAGTTATTGGTACTGCTACTACTGCTGATGGCGCTAAAGCGATTGATGCGAGATTGAAGCCTTCTGGTGGCGCTGGTTTAGCTTTGAATGTCACCGCACCAAATGCTTGCGAAGAGATCATTGATCACATCGTGAAAGAATTTGGTGGTATTCATATTTTGGTGAATAACGCTGGTATTACTCGTGACAACTTGGCAATGCGCATGAAGTCTGAAGAGTGGGCCGATGTGATTGATACCAATCTGAGCGCGGTGTTTCGTTTATCACAAGCAGTATTGCGCCCCATGATGAAGGCACGTACTGGCCGCATCATTAACATCACTTCCATTGTTGGTCATATGGGAAATCCTGGCCAAGCAAATTACGCTGCAGCAAAATCCGGTGTTTCAGGAATGACTCGTGCATTGGCTCGCGAAATTGGCAGCCGTAACATCACAGTCAATTGTGTGGCTCCTGGGTTTATTGATACCGATATGACCCGCGCATTAAGTGAAGAACAGCAAAATGCCTTAAAAGTGAACATTCCATTGGCCCGTTTAGGAAGCCCTGAGGATGTAGCTCAGGCAGTGGCATTTTTGGCCTCTCCGGCTGCTGGCTACATTACGGGTAATACCCTACACGTCAATGGCGGACTCTATTTAGCCTAA
- a CDS encoding HAD-IA family hydrolase, whose translation MTPVEKADRRYDLIVWDWDGTIMDSTPTIVHCIQQACRDLGFKEPDDTLASSVIGLGIQDSLRRAVPWIEPRHFQQLTDRFRYHYLAKDHELDLFVGIRELLEELRADQFLLGVATGKSRVGLNLSLNHHQIGHLFHETRTADESFSKPHPGMLLELSDMTQVPTRRMLMIGDTTHDLDMAANAGVDAVAVTYGAHPPDVLKASPSLTHVDDVAQLSRWLKANV comes from the coding sequence ATGACCCCAGTAGAAAAAGCCGATCGCCGTTACGACCTGATTGTTTGGGATTGGGATGGAACCATCATGGATTCCACGCCAACAATCGTGCATTGCATTCAACAAGCGTGTCGTGATCTGGGATTTAAAGAGCCAGACGATACCTTGGCAAGTTCTGTAATTGGTTTAGGAATACAAGACTCCTTGCGCAGAGCAGTTCCCTGGATTGAGCCAAGGCATTTTCAGCAATTGACGGATCGTTTTCGTTATCACTATTTAGCAAAAGATCATGAGTTGGATTTGTTCGTAGGCATTCGTGAGTTGTTGGAGGAGTTAAGGGCGGACCAGTTTTTATTGGGCGTTGCCACAGGTAAATCAAGAGTGGGATTGAATCTTTCTTTGAATCATCATCAGATCGGCCATCTCTTTCACGAGACCAGAACTGCGGATGAATCTTTTTCTAAGCCCCATCCTGGAATGTTGCTAGAACTGTCTGATATGACCCAAGTACCAACACGCCGCATGCTGATGATTGGCGACACTACCCATGATTTAGATATGGCTGCAAATGCGGGAGTGGATGCAGTTGCTGTGACCTATGGAGCTCATCCGCCAGACGTCTTAAAGGCATCACCATCATTGACGCATGTAGATGATGTCGCCCAGTTATCGCGGTGGCTAAAGGCCAATGTGTAA
- a CDS encoding beta-ketoacyl-ACP synthase III: MSIFARVAGTGSYLPAQRLTNQDLVERLAKSGLETSDEWITTRSGISARHFAAENELTSDLAVKAAQAALTSAGITSADLDLIILATSTPDHLGGFPSTACVVQDKLGAHTACAAFDVQAVCAGFTYALATADAFIRTGSYKKVLVIGAETFSRILDFQDRGTCVLFGDGAGAVVLEASNEAGILSTALHADGSQRDILCVPGRSGNGAVHGSPFMTMDGQAVFKLAVKVLEQVAHEVLEKAKLKPEQIDWLVPHQANIRIMEGTAKKMGMSMEKVIVTVHEHGNTSAASIPLALDVGVRSGQIKRGQHLLLEGVGGGFAWGAVALKY; the protein is encoded by the coding sequence ATGAGTATTTTTGCAAGAGTGGCTGGCACAGGAAGCTATCTTCCAGCGCAGCGTTTAACAAACCAAGATCTAGTTGAGCGTCTTGCCAAGTCGGGTCTAGAGACAAGCGATGAGTGGATTACCACTCGCAGTGGAATTTCTGCGCGTCACTTTGCTGCTGAAAATGAATTGACTAGCGATCTAGCGGTCAAGGCTGCACAGGCTGCCTTGACCAGCGCCGGCATCACTTCAGCCGATCTAGATCTCATCATCCTCGCCACTTCCACACCTGATCATTTGGGTGGTTTTCCGAGTACGGCTTGTGTAGTGCAAGATAAGTTAGGTGCTCATACTGCATGTGCTGCATTTGACGTGCAAGCCGTGTGCGCAGGCTTTACTTATGCACTCGCGACAGCGGATGCTTTCATTCGCACAGGTTCTTATAAAAAAGTATTGGTGATTGGTGCTGAAACCTTCTCACGGATTTTGGATTTCCAGGATCGCGGAACTTGTGTGTTGTTTGGCGATGGCGCAGGCGCAGTAGTGCTTGAGGCTTCAAATGAAGCTGGCATTCTGTCAACCGCATTGCATGCAGATGGTAGTCAGCGTGATATTTTGTGTGTGCCGGGACGCTCTGGCAATGGCGCAGTACATGGCTCTCCATTTATGACCATGGACGGTCAAGCAGTATTCAAGCTGGCCGTAAAAGTATTGGAGCAAGTTGCTCATGAGGTTTTGGAAAAAGCAAAACTCAAGCCCGAACAGATTGATTGGTTAGTCCCCCATCAGGCGAACATTCGCATCATGGAAGGTACCGCTAAAAAAATGGGAATGTCCATGGAGAAAGTCATTGTGACGGTTCATGAACACGGCAATACTTCAGCCGCTTCGATTCCATTAGCTTTGGATGTTGGTGTGCGTTCTGGTCAAATCAAACGAGGTCAACATCTTTTATTGGAAGGGGTTGGCGGTGGTTTTGCTTGGGGTGCGGTAGCGCTCAAATACTAA